CCCTTAACCATCAAAATATCATGACCATCTACGAGATTGATGAGGTAGAGGATCCCGCCACAGCGGGCAGGCAAACCTTCATTGCCATGGAATACGTAGAAGGTGAGACTTTGAAGGACAAGGTAGAAAAGGGACCCTTGAAGACCAAAGAACTGTTGAATATTGTCATCGCTGTGGCAGATGGATTGAATGCCGCACACGAAAAGGAAATCATTCATAGAGACATCAAGTCAGAAAACATAATGGTTTCCAAAACAGGACTTGTGAAGATCATGGACTTTGGCCTGGCGAAGCGGAAAGGAGTGACGAGGGTTACCAAGGAGGGAAGTACCCGGGGTACTTTCGCGTATATGTCACCAGAGCAAGCGGAAGGGTTGGAAGTTGACCGCAGAAGCGATCTATTCTCATTTGGTGTTGTGATGTACGAGATGGCTACCGGTCAACTACCTTTCAAAGGAGAACATGATGCTG
The genomic region above belongs to Candidatus Neomarinimicrobiota bacterium and contains:
- a CDS encoding serine/threonine-protein kinase produces the protein MIDKTISHYRILEKLGEGGMGVVYKAEDTKLDRYVALKFLPAHLTSSEEDKQRFIHEAKAASALNHQNIMTIYEIDEVEDPATAGRQTFIAMEYVEGETLKDKVEKGPLKTKELLNIVIAVADGLNAAHEKEIIHRDIKSENIMVSKTGLVKIMDFGLAKRKGVTRVTKEGSTRGTFAYMSPEQAEGLEVDRRSDLFSFGVVMYEMATGQLPFKGEHDA